The proteins below come from a single Chrysoperla carnea chromosome 1, inChrCarn1.1, whole genome shotgun sequence genomic window:
- the LOC123290597 gene encoding tyrosine-protein phosphatase non-receptor type 23 isoform X1: protein MEAVPRLPMISFDLKLSPERATFGPKLKQYIADAYNEDPESYANEIRQLETLRRSAVPPTIDVTGVQTLKRYFCQLHFLQSRFPMGKGDVAAVTFSWRDIYASMVCSLADIKFELVSILYNIGALHTQLGAMDSRTTSDGMKMTCTHFQCAAWAFQHLRQNYPQPAGVDLAPEVMQYMHQLCLAQAQECILEKSMLDNRKATIIAKVAVQVVDYYNQALNTLNMGGDEGSIAETVGSKIFKEWTKYLKFKIAYHTCISLLYQGQQSEEQQKMGERVAFYHAASQELENARKLSKGLDKNDAIMEAIAFTMDVVEGKKKAATNENEFIYHEEVPERDTLQLVKGASLVKGIPFNFNDIEVSGPDIFGRLVPMQAHEASSIYSEEKAQLLRKVTQQCEEKDQSLTAYVQSLQLEAIEQAAQIIINGAKMTDLPQEVVDRAAQLNANADAITHLVQAMATLANLYHDVESMLDEIQQYFNEEEHREQEYQSAVGTRPPSMVATELKREAGKYREAHTKANESNQTLHRAMTLHVNNLKLLQLPLDELRQHIPTLKMPDPNINVDAVKELHMLINKIDEMRKQRVTLLAQLRESITKDDVTEHIVTKPSDQPLDALFEQEMQKHQHIVKLIEQNLVAQDNITQAMTDAYARHSNTRKTIIDLLKHRETTVHALSSSYDAYEDLLSKANKGIDFYKKLETNVSKLLQRVKSTCKVQSEERDTILAKNKPTTPVIERESGGSTINTSTGGSGGGYKLKDYLASMKRGGVDSTTPTPYPYNYPGVIPQNVDVQQVVPSVRPAPVGSEGTNEVMTKVDDKTTYPPSSYPTNYYYQNQTATDASKKSLEERMAALMSKPNTYYQNYSQYPGATGANPYYGQQPYSTSQLYNHYGQNISTYTSTQTTPTNYSTTPSSGGANLQSPTGNDSQQYNSLAATPQHYQISSQRYATSQPNYAPSTSQPQYAPSTSQAQYAAQASQPQYAPSTSQPQYPPSTSQPQYSPSMGQYPSQYSTNTPQPPAGGHQTSTSLPQQYPTNYPSGNQSQYPSNYPTVTSANQSQYPNNYATMNPTNQSQYPANYAPSTSTNQTQYSNNYPTVTSANQYPGSYPTVTSINQTQYPNSYPVVTSTNQVQYPSNYPTGTSANQTQYPANYATGTPANQTQYPTNYPTVTSANQTQYPTNYSTGTPANQQPQYPANYPTVTTPSNYSTGTPANQTQYPVNYSTASTPNQMQYPSNYPTVTSANQTQYPANYSTGTPTNQTQYAGTYPTVTSANQTQHPANYPTVTSTNQTQYPTTYPTGTSANQTQYPGSYPSVTVASQTQYPANYPATTQYSNTAYPTTNNVGQQYYYQQSYTHPGYGYDSATGQYVYSSGFQNTNLTNQQQPSTSDATPGATISATLQNNYATTPGQIYANAGSYNTTQTPSEQYTATSTDGNGTTGTSNYYSPPYGQKYLTNGTQPQTPMTYMNSNTSNINNTVAVTTVVTSTQEETNRAVNRKQESNIDLLADIDFNIPYTPLTPQSKYTVIEQPKVEQQQSSQNIDSTSSSSIDKKTEQILSTTTMKKEETKSTVPPKDPLNDPEILNQFTQEVEKFEKFVENLTNKTLNGPTPLDLKWKELQDLQDKDCLQLNISVARCYPIKNRYPDILPFDYSRVELPSTKDDYINASHVKNITPYTPSFILTQAPLQTTLSDFWTMIWEQQCELIVCLLNDSELQDVYFPRGKGEDLIFGRFRCSLESINVKAHSIERTITMCMLETKMTRVIIHLQFISWPGISFPASPGPFLSFVCEVLTFHNHQRSKDHPVVVHCDSGIGRSGLLCLLAAYIIQPAPLPDIVKLVARISQHRKQSLRDREHLKFAYQAVLYHAQDLLMKRGILTSRSSFEESITKKTHTRHPSQDLLLGPQNIERPNSQASSEYSSKRRDSNISQTSTTLSGRSSPTDFHKKGKLKDLKSSSLDPLSSLDPLWSLRQSEQQ from the exons ATGGAGGCTGTACCGCGTTTACCGATGAtatcatttgatttaaaattaagccCAGAACGAGCTAcatttggaccaaaattaaaacaa TATATTGCTGATGCATACAATGAAGATCCTGAAAGTTATGCAAATGAAATTCGACAATTGGAGACGTTACGTCGATCTGCGGTCCCACCAACGATTGATGTAACCGGCGTTCAAACTTTGAAACGCTATTTTTGTCAGTTACATTTTTTACAGTCACGATTTCCAATGGGTAAAGGAGATGTAGCTGCCGTTACATTTTCATG gcGTGACATTTATGCAAGTATGGTTTGTTCATTAGCGGATATCAAATTTGAGTTAGTATCGATATTGTACAACATTGGGGCGTTGCATACGCAATTGGGAGCAATGGATTCACGGACCACATCCGATGGCATGAAAATGACTTGTACTCATTTTCAATGTGCAGCTTGGGCTTTTCAA cACTTACGTCAAAATTATCCACAACCAGCGGGTGTTGATTTAGCTCCTGAAGTTATGCAATATATGCATCAATTATGTTTAGCGCAAGCACAAGAATGTATCTTAGAAAAAAGTATGTTGGATAATCGTAAGGCAACAATTATCGCAAAAGTGGCCGTACAAGTTGTGGATTATTATAATCAAgcattaaatacattaaatatggGTGGAGATGAAGGTTCTATTGCGGAAACTGTgggaagtaaaatttttaaagaatggacgaaatatttaaaatttaaa ataGCGTATCATACCTGTATTTCTCTACTATACCAAGGCCAACAATCTGaagaacaacaaaaaatggGTGAACGTGTTGCGTTCTACCACGCTGCCAGTCAAGAATTAGAAAATGcacgaaaattatcaaaaggcTTAGATAAGAACGATGCCATCATGGAAGCAATTGCATTTACAATGGACGTGGTCGAAGGTAAAAAGAAAGCAGCAACCAATGAAAATGAGTTCATTTACCACGAAGAAGTTCCGGAACGTGACACTTTACAATTAGTCAAAGGTGCATCACTTGTAAAAGGAAtaccttttaattttaatgatatagaaGTTTCCGGGCCGGATATATTTGGACGTTTAGTACCCATGCAAGCACATGAAGCATCGTCGATATACAGCGAAGAAAAAGCTCAGTTATTACGTAAAGTCACTCAACAATGTGAGGAAAAAGATCAAAGTTTAACTGCTTATGTGCAATCATTACAATTGGAGGCAATTGAACAAGCTGCGCAAATTATTATCAATGGAGCTAAAATGACTGATTTGCCACAAGAGGTTGTTGATCGTGCAGCGCAATTAAATGCCAATGCTGATGCCATAACACATCTTGTTCAAGCTATGGCCACACTTGCAAATTTATATCATGATGTGGAATCGATGCTGGATGAAATTCAGcaatattttaatgaagaaGAACATCGAGAACAAGAGTATCAGAGCGCAGTGGGTACACGACCACCGAGTATGGTTGCAACTGAATTAAAACGTGAAGCGGGTAAATATCGAGAGGCACATACTAAAGCGAATGAGTCCAACCAAACGTTACATCGTGCCATGACTTTACATGTGAATAATCTTAAGTTGCTACAACTCCCATTGGATGAGCTGCGTCAACATATTCCAACTTTAAAAATGCCCGATC CTAATATTAATGTGGATGCTGTTAAGGAACTACATatgctaataaataaaattgatgaaatgcGGAAACAACGTGTTACATTATTAGCGCAACTACGTGAATCGATTACAAAAGATGATGTCACTGAACATATTGTTACAAAACCATCGGATCAACCATTGGATGCATTATTTGAGCAAGAAATGCAAAAACATCAACATATT GTCAAATTAATCGAACAGAATTTAGTGGCGCAAGATAATATAACGCAAGCAATGACGGATGCATATGCACGTCATAGTAACACACGGAAAACAATCATTGATTTGTTAAAACATCGTGAAACAACAGTACATGCTTTATCTTCGTCGTACGATGCATACGAAGATTTATTATCTAAAGCAAATAAGGGaatcgatttttataaaaaattagaaacaaatgTATCCAAATTATTACAACGTGTAAAAAGTACATGCAAAGTACAGTCAGAAGAACGTGATACAATTTTGGCTAAAAATAAACCAACAACACCAGTGATAGAAAGAGAAAGTGGAGGAAGTACAATAAATACTAGTACTGGTGGAAGTGGTGGGggctataaattaaaagattatttgGCATCAATGAAACGTGGTGGAGTAGATTCAACCACACCAACACCATACCCATATAATTATCCAGGAGTAATTCCACAAAATGTAGATGTACAACAAGTAGTACCATCAGTTAGACCTGCTCCAGTGGGATCAGAAGGAACAAATGAAGTTATGACAAAAGTTGATGATAAAACTACATACCCACCTTCGTCATATcccacaaattattattatcaaaaccaAACTGCAACAGATGCATCGAAAAAAAGTCTGGAAGAACGTATGGCAGCATTAATGTCAAAACcaaatacatattatcaaaattattctcaatATCCTGGAGCAACTGGTGCTAATCCATATTACGGACAACAACCTTATTCAACATCACAACTTTATAATCATTATGGACAAAATATTTCTACTTATACATCGACACAAACTACCCCCACTAATTACTCAACGACACCTTCCTCAGGTGGTGCAAATTTACAATCTCCGACAGGAAATGATTCCCAACAGTACAATTCTCTGGCAGCAACTCCACAACATTATCAAATTTCATCTCAGCGATACGCTACGTCACAGCCAAACTATGCTCCTTCAACTTCACAACCACAGTACGCTCCCTCAACTTCACAGGCGCAGTATGCTGCCCAAGCATCACAGCCTCAATATGCTCCCTCAACGTCACAGCCCCAGTACCCTCCATCAACATCACAGCCGCAATACTCACCATCTATGGGACAGTATCCATCACAATATTCGACGAATACGCCACAACCTCCGGCTGGAGGTCATCAAACGTCTACATCATTGCCTCAACAGTATCCTACAAATTACCCTTCAGGAAATCAATCACAATATCCCAGTAATTACCCAACAGTGACATCAGCCAATCAATCACAGTATCCTAATAATTATGCTACAATGAATCCTACCAATCAATCCCAATATCCAGCAAATTATGCTCCAAGTACATCAACAAATCAAACACAATATTCGAATAATTATCCGACGGTGACTTCTGCAAATCAATATCCTGGTAGCTATCCCACAGTGACATCAATAAATCAAACTCAATATCCTAACAGCTATCCTGTAGTTACATCTACAAATCAAGTACAATACCCTTCTAATTACCCTACAGGTACGTCAGCAAATCAAACACAATATCCTGCTAATTATGCCACAGGTACACCGGCCAATCAAACGCAATATCCCACGAATTATCCTACAGTAACATCAGCAAATCAAACACAGTACCCTACAAATTATTCCACAGGTACACCAGCAAATCAACAACCACAATACCCTGCCAATTATCCTACAGTTACAACACCCTCTAATTATTCTACAGGTACACCGGCTAATCAAACACAATACCCCGTTAATTACTCTACTGCTTCAACACCAAATCAAATGCAATATCCCAGTAATTATCCAACAGTTACATCAGCAAATCAAACTCAATATCCTGCTAATTATTCCACAGGAACGCCAACAAATCAAACACAGTATGCTGGAACTTATCCTACAGTGACTTCAGCAAATCAAACACAGCATCCTGCCAACTATCCTACCGTAACTTCAACAAATCAAACTCAATATCCTACAACTTATCCCACGGGTACTTCAGCAAATCAAACACAATATCCTGGAAGTTATCCATCAGTAACTGTAGCAAGCCAAACACAGTATCCTGCGAATTATCCTGCAACAACACAATATTCCAATACTGCTTATCCTACCACAAATAATGTGGGacaacaatattattatcaacaaagTTATACACATCCAGGTTATGGATACGATTCAGCTACTGGTCAATATGTCTACAGCAGTggatttcaaaatacaaatttaacaaaTCAACAACAACCTTCCACGTCGGACGCTACACCTGGTGCAACGATATCCGCAACTCTTCAAAATAATTATGCAACAACACCTGGACAAATATATGCGAATGCTGGATCATATAACACAACACAAACTCCATCCGAACAATATACAGCAACCTCAACAGATGGTAATGGAACAACAGGCACATCAAATTATTACTCTCCGCCATATGGACAAAAGTATTTAACTAATGGAACACAACCTCAAACCCCGATGACCTACATGAATTCGAAtacatcaaatattaataatactgtGGCAGTAACCACGGTGGTTACATCAACACAAGAGGAGACTAATCGTGCTGTAAACAGAAAACAAGaatcaaatattgatttattggctgatattgattttaatattccaTATACACCATTAACGCCCCAAAGTAAATATACGGTTATTGAACAACCAAAAGTTGAGCAACAACAATCATCGCAAAATATCG aCAGCACTTCGTCTTCTTCTATTGATAAGAAAACCGAACAAATTTTATCAACGACAACAAtgaaaaaagaagaaacaaaaTCAACAGTTCCACCAAAAGATCCATTAAATGATCcagaaatattaaatcaatttacgcAAGAAgtggaaaaatttgaaaaatttgttgaaaatttaacaaataaaacgCTAAATGGACCAACACCCTTAGATTTGAAATGGAAAGAATTACAAGATTTACAGGATAAAGATTGTTTACAATTGAACATATCGGTTGCAAGATGTTATCCAATTAAAAATCGTTATCCAGATATTTTACCCTTTGATTATTCACGGGTGGAATTACCATCCACAAAAGATGATTATATTAATGCATCACATGTGAAG aatattactCCATATACACCGTCATTTATATTGACGCAAGCGCCATTACAAACAACATTATCTGATTTCTGGACAATGATTTGGGAACAACAGTGTGAGCTTATTGTTTGCTTACTGAATGATTCAGAG cTACAAGATGTTTATTTCCCGAGAGGAAAAGGTGAAGATTTGATATTTGGACGTTTTCGATGCAGTTTAGAAAGTATTAATGTGAAAGCTCATTCAATTGAGCGTACGATTACAATGTGTATGCTTGAAACAAAAATGACTCGAGTTATCATACATCTACAATTTATTTCATGGCCTGGAAT ATCATTCCCAGCATCTCCAGGACCGTTTTTATCATTTGTGTGTGAAGTATTAACATTCCATAATCATCAGCGATCAAAAGACCATCCTGTAGTTGTACACTGTGATTCGGGAATCGGTCGTAGtggtttattatgtttattggCTGCGTACATTATACAACCTGCACCATTACCAGATATCGTTAAGTTGGTGGCACGTATATCCCAACATCGTAAACAGTCGTTACGTGATCGTGAACATTTGAAATTCGCATATCAAGCGGTGCTATATCATGCACAAGATTTGCTAATGAAACGTGGCATTTTAACATCACGATCCAGTTTTGAAGAATCGATAACCAAAAAAACACATACACGTCATCCATCACAAGATTTATTATTGGGACCACAAAATATTGAAC GTCCCAACAGTCAAGCCAGCAGTGAATATTCGTCAAAGCGCCGTGATAGTAATATTTCACAAACATCTACAACATTATCTGGTCGCAGCTCCCCAACAGATTTCCATAAGAAaggaaaattaaaagatttaaaatcgTCATCGTTAGATCCTTTAAGCTCATTAGATCCATTATGGAGTTTACGACAATCGGAGCAAcaataa